The sequence below is a genomic window from Sorangiineae bacterium MSr12523.
TCGACGATACCGTGTACGTCAATGCGTCGTGGCTCGTTCTCTTGGCGATGAACGAACCCGACGATGCCGGCACGGGCCTTCCGGCGATGAACGGCGTTTCCTTCAACGTGCGCCCTGCCGGTTTGCGCGGCAATCCGTACCGGCTTTACGCGACGTTGGGCGAATGCCGCGACGATGTGACCTCGCGCTGCCAGGCGTGCCTCGATCATGGCGCCTGCGACGAGGATGCGGCGCTCGAGGATTTCGCCGACGGCCGCGAGGAGTGCGTCTACCTTCTCGCGCCCCGTGACGACGCCGATGCGGGGCCCGACGCCGCCGCGCGTGTTTCCCGTGTCGACGAGCTATGCGCCATGGCGCTGCTCAGCGTCTCCACCGTGGCCGAGTGCGTGCGCGACGAGCGATGCCTCGTGCCCACGGGCTCGCGCAAGTCCACGAGCCTTCCGGCCGCCGACGCCTTCTTGCAGGACGACCGGTGCGTGCGGGCCCTCAATTTGTGCCTGTCGGGCTCCGACGAAGGCAGCGACGCCGGCCCGCGCCCGCTCTCGCTCATCGACGTGAAGGTCTCCGGGTGCTCCGATCCGGTGGCCGCATGCTCTTCGTCGTGCAAGGGCTGCGACAATGCGTGCAGCTCGGGCAAATGCTCGGGCGGCAGCGGGCCCTCGTGCAAGTCGTGCAAGAACTGCTCGTCGTGCTCGGGCTGCGACTCCAACACGCGCGGCGGTGATTCGTCCGGCTACGGCAGCGGAGGTTCGGGCAATCCCGCGCCCGTACCCACGGGCACCACCGGCGGCGGCGGGGGCAGCAGTGGAGGAGGCGGCGGCAGTGGCGGTGGTGGCGGAGGAGGTGGAAGCGGTGGGGGAGGGTCGAGCGGCGGATCGTCTTCGTCCTCGGGTGGCGGCGGATGCGGCAAGTCGTCCTCGAGCTCGAGCTCCTGCGGCACCTGCAAAAGCGGCAACAGCAGCAACTGCAAATGCGAAACGGCGCCGGAACCCGCGCCTTTGGCGCCGTTCTCCACGTTTTTCTGGCTGGCCCTCCCGCTCGTCTACCTCGGGAAAAACGCCCGCGCGCGCCACGAAGGGAGCCGCGTATGAGACCTGTCCTCGTCTACTGGCTCACGGCGCACGGCATTCCCAGTTGGCTCGCCCCGGACTACGCGACCATGTGCGGGCTCGCGACCTTGTTCGGGGCCATGATCGCACTGCGCCTCGCCGCGCGCGATGGCGAGTCCATGCATGTGCAAGCACGAGCGCTGGTGCTCGCGTACCTCGCCGCGCTTCTCGGCGGTTACGTCTTCGAATGGGGGCGCGCCATCCCCGAGGCGGTGGCGGCGGGCTCGTTCGCGCCCATCGCTGCGAGCGGCCGTGCCGCATACGGCGGGTTGCTCGCCGGCATTCTCGCGCCCGCGTTGTACTTGCGCTTTCGCAACGGCGGCACGTCGTGGATGCCGGCGCGCCGCTTTCTCGATCGCGCGACACCCGGCATGGGCATCGCGTTCGCCATGGTGCGGATCGGCTGCTTTCTCGAGGGGTGCGATTACGGCAAGCCCACCTCGTCGCCGCTCGGGGTGCGCTTTCCCATCGGAAGCATCGCCGCCGAGGACCATGCCGCACGAGGCTGGATCCCGCCCGGTGCGCCCAGTTTGCCGGTCCATGCGACGGAGCTTTACGAGTCGCTGGTCGGGCTGGCGGCGTCCCTTTTCGCGTGGCGCTTCCTTTCGCGGCGGCGTGACGGTGGGGCCTTTCTCGCGTGGATCGCGGCATACGCTTCGGGGCGATTCGCCGTGGAGCTGCTGCGCGGCGACGACGATCGCGGTCTGTACCTCGGTTTGAGCTCCGCGCAGTTCGTGTCGCTGGTGCTCCTCGCGGGCGTGTTCCTCTTGTCGCGGCGTTGGTGCATCGATGTTTTCCATCGGCCGCTGCGGGCTGCTGCGGTTCTTCTTCTCGTGCTGCTTCCGCGCACCGCGCATGCGCAGGGCGCCGATGCCATCGTGCTCGACACGGGGGAGCGCCTCACCGGTGTCATCACCGAGCTCTCGCCTGGAGATCACGTGGCCATTCGCCTTGCGAATGGGCAGGTCACGACGATCTCGTGGATCTTCATCGACAAGTTGGAACGCGGCGGTCGCACGGAGTGGGTCAAGCCGGTCTCGAATGCACCGGCTGCGACACCGAGTCCGACCGCCATTCCGACACCGACACCGACACCGAGTCCGACTCCGATGGCGGAGCGGGATACGCGCTCGGTGCAGTACGCGCGGCGGATCACGCTCCAAGTATCCCTTGCGCCGTCGCTCACCTTGGCGCGGCCGGACGTGCCGTCGGGGCTCACGTCGGAGCTCGATGTTCTCTATCGGCTACGCCTGGGCGGCTCCACGCGGCTCGATTTGGGCCTCGAAGGGCGCGTTTACGCGAACGACCTCGCGTACCACTATGGCCTCGGCGTACCCTTTCAATTCGCGCTCGAAGCGGGGCGCCACCTCGAGGTGCGCGCCATCTTCGTCCCGACGCACACGTGGCTCGTCTGGGATACGAAGGTCTACGCCAACGTCAACGTTTGGGCGCTGCGCATGGGGGCCGAGCTCGCGTGGGTCGTCAGCTCCCACGTGACGCTCGGCCTCTCCCCGATTGGCTTCAACGTGATCAGCGCCGAGAGCGTCGGCGTGATCACGTCCTACGAGCCCCGTCTTTCCTTCGGGCTCGCGTTCTAAGTCACGCTGTCACGGTTACATGTTGGCGGCGTTGAGGATGAAGCTCACCACGCCACCCACGATGCCGAGGGCGATGCCCACGATGGCGAGGATGAGCGAAAGCTTCGCCTTGGAGCGCGCGGTCTCCATGTCGCCGTTCTTCTTCGCGGTGCCTGCCTGGATGGCGAAAATCAAACCGATGATGCCCACGATGCAGAAGCAGAAGATGGCGACGATGTTGAGCACCAACGGCAAGGTCGTGTTGACGTCGCCACCGGCGCCCGGAACCATGGGGCCGCCGGGCGGGGGGAAGCCACCGCCGGGAGGACCGAAACCTTGCGGCGGTTGCCCGCCACCGCCGTAGCCCTGCGGAGGGCCACCGCCGTAACCGGGAGGCCCGCCGCCGTAGCCGCCGGGAGGCCCGCCGCCAAAGCCCGGAGGACCACCGCCCGGAGGCCCGCCGAACCCAGGAGGCCCGCCGCCGGGAGGCCCGCCGAACCCAGGAGGACCACCACCCGGAGGACCGCCAAAGCCGGGAGGCCCGCCGCCGTAACCGCCCGGGGGACCGCCGCCGCCCGGAGGACCGCCGTAACCGCCGCCACCCGGCGGCGCACCACCGCCGCCAGGCGGGGGAAACCCACCGCCACCACCGCCAGGGGGCGGCGGGGGGAAGCCACCGCCACCGGGAGGCCCGTATCCGCCTGCCGCGTGATGTGTGGAGTTTGCGCTCATCGGGTCGTAAACCATCATGGGGTTCTTTTCTCCTCGCGAAACGGTCTACGTATGGGGGCGACGCCGGCTTCCCAGCCCAGGCGTGTCGCCCGTGTAGATCGTCAACTCCTCAGTTTGGGCGTTCGGCGAGCATCGCACACATCGCCAAGACTTGTCATCGCGCTTCGAGAAGCGGCAAAGCCGCGCCTGTCCTAGTGGACAATGCCCGCAAGCGGAGCATTGGACCTTGGACCCGAGAGCTGTGTAGAAAGAAGTACATGCGGATTTGCCCGCAGTGCTCCGAGCTCTTTCATGACGATGCCGGTTTTTGCCCCTTCGAAGGCACGCCGCTCACCAAAAGCACCGATCCGTTGCTCGGCCGCACCATCGCGGGACGCTTTCGTCTGATCAAACGCCTCGGCGCGGGCGGCATGTCGAGCGTCTATTTGGCGCGCCACGTGATGATCGATCGACTCAACGCGATCAAGATCCTGCGCCAAGAGCTCTCGCTCAATCCAAGCCATCGCGAGCGTTTTCTGCGCGAGGCGCGTGCGGTCAATCGCATCAACCACCGCAACATCGTCGAGATCACCGATTTCGGCGACACCGACAATCTCGCGTACCTCGTCATGGAATACATCGAGGGCGAGTCGCTCATCACGCACATGCGCGTGGGCCGTTTTCCCTGGCGGCGCGTGGCGCACATTGCGGCGCAGGTGGCTTCGGCGCTCGGCCGCGCGCACCAGATGGGGATCATCCACCGCGACTTGAAGCCCGAGAACATCATGCTCGTCAGCAAAGGCGACGCGCACGACACGGTGAAGCTCACCGACTTCGGCATTGCGAAGATCCTCGATGCGCCGACGCTGACCTTCCACGAGCAGA
It includes:
- a CDS encoding prolipoprotein diacylglyceryl transferase, producing the protein MRPVLVYWLTAHGIPSWLAPDYATMCGLATLFGAMIALRLAARDGESMHVQARALVLAYLAALLGGYVFEWGRAIPEAVAAGSFAPIAASGRAAYGGLLAGILAPALYLRFRNGGTSWMPARRFLDRATPGMGIAFAMVRIGCFLEGCDYGKPTSSPLGVRFPIGSIAAEDHAARGWIPPGAPSLPVHATELYESLVGLAASLFAWRFLSRRRDGGAFLAWIAAYASGRFAVELLRGDDDRGLYLGLSSAQFVSLVLLAGVFLLSRRWCIDVFHRPLRAAAVLLLVLLPRTAHAQGADAIVLDTGERLTGVITELSPGDHVAIRLANGQVTTISWIFIDKLERGGRTEWVKPVSNAPAATPSPTAIPTPTPTPSPTPMAERDTRSVQYARRITLQVSLAPSLTLARPDVPSGLTSELDVLYRLRLGGSTRLDLGLEGRVYANDLAYHYGLGVPFQFALEAGRHLEVRAIFVPTHTWLVWDTKVYANVNVWALRMGAELAWVVSSHVTLGLSPIGFNVISAESVGVITSYEPRLSFGLAF
- a CDS encoding CD225/dispanin family protein; amino-acid sequence: MMVYDPMSANSTHHAAGGYGPPGGGGFPPPPPGGGGGGFPPPGGGGAPPGGGGYGGPPGGGGPPGGYGGGPPGFGGPPGGGPPGFGGPPGGGPPGFGGPPGGGPPGFGGGPPGGYGGGPPGYGGGPPQGYGGGGQPPQGFGPPGGGFPPPGGPMVPGAGGDVNTTLPLVLNIVAIFCFCIVGIIGLIFAIQAGTAKKNGDMETARSKAKLSLILAIVGIALGIVGGVVSFILNAANM